A part of Acidobacteriota bacterium genomic DNA contains:
- a CDS encoding 1-acyl-sn-glycerol-3-phosphate acyltransferase, translating to MLRLLPTPGPVRNEPDWPRDNGPYLTVLEVSGPIERRILDSWIRRLRPSDARKGDVQVALLPTTRRRRRRAGKSDPRLGAFLDTDSDPLLIPLRIAWLPSKKRNGLRVARLRELLALGDPRDPNVLRQVYLYYRHPDRVRILIGTATHASVLRNGWEKALSGGRDDGTAFASHVAGKAWLDLERAERHLRGSRYKVAKFVKDDIVASNQFTKGVAELAQDADVSYEVMAARTGRYINEIAARHRWWTIDLVASAIKWLVSKAYVDIDYDSDELAAVCRMSETVPLVFLPSHKSNFDHLTLQHLFYENGLPQTHTAAGINMNFFPIGPFLRRTGAFFIRRDFKNNAPYKFALRRYLDYLLSRRFSLEWYIEGGRSRTGKLRPPRYGMLSYVVEAYERGACEDVMFIPVSIAYDQIQDVSAHVAEASGGTKQSEGAGWLFRQLSKDLSDSYGRIYVRFGAPIQLAEFLASVGIDEEADDPRSTVIPKLAFEVSTRINEVTPITPISLVSMVLLSGDGSAMNFADLQNMLQPIATFVAVRSLPTTEPLDFQADEQIRKSLNSLITHGIVEEFDGVDEPIYSIAHRQHLAASYYRNTIIHFFVTTAITELALVRVRTDPDAARSVFDEALELRDLLKFEFFFPAIDAFVGEVRHELLRRNSSWRSLLKSGDVGALLHGFDPKMAPLVLRPFFESYRIIAEVIERDTYVSQLDEKTIKKDAMSLGGQYLRQQAIASPESVSNPLFESALSLAKYRNLLEGSPTSISNRLEFVATMRLLCDQVAELATTPG from the coding sequence GTGCTACGCCTGCTTCCTACCCCGGGACCCGTAAGAAACGAACCGGATTGGCCCCGCGACAACGGACCCTACCTCACTGTGCTTGAGGTGTCTGGACCGATAGAGCGGCGGATCCTTGACTCGTGGATACGGCGGCTCCGCCCGAGCGATGCGCGCAAGGGCGACGTCCAGGTCGCCCTGCTCCCGACGACACGCCGCCGACGGCGCCGAGCAGGCAAGTCCGATCCCCGTCTCGGAGCATTCCTCGACACAGACTCCGACCCATTGCTGATCCCGCTTCGGATCGCGTGGTTGCCCTCGAAGAAAAGGAACGGGTTACGCGTTGCACGCCTGCGTGAGTTGCTCGCCCTGGGGGACCCCCGTGATCCGAACGTGCTCCGGCAGGTGTACCTGTACTATCGCCATCCCGACAGGGTGAGGATCCTCATCGGCACCGCGACGCACGCCTCGGTACTCCGCAACGGTTGGGAGAAGGCGCTTTCAGGTGGCCGCGACGATGGAACCGCTTTTGCCTCACATGTCGCCGGGAAAGCCTGGCTCGATCTAGAGCGCGCCGAACGCCATCTTCGTGGTTCAAGGTACAAGGTTGCCAAGTTCGTCAAGGACGACATCGTTGCGTCGAACCAGTTCACGAAAGGTGTCGCCGAACTCGCTCAGGACGCGGACGTCTCATACGAGGTGATGGCTGCGCGCACGGGCCGGTACATCAACGAGATCGCGGCACGTCATCGGTGGTGGACGATTGACCTCGTCGCAAGTGCTATCAAATGGCTCGTCTCCAAGGCGTATGTTGACATTGACTATGACAGCGACGAACTCGCTGCAGTCTGTCGCATGTCAGAGACAGTCCCACTGGTGTTCCTCCCGTCGCACAAATCGAACTTTGATCACCTCACTCTCCAGCACTTGTTCTATGAGAACGGATTGCCCCAGACCCACACCGCTGCGGGGATCAACATGAACTTTTTTCCGATTGGGCCATTCTTGAGGCGCACCGGGGCGTTTTTCATCCGGCGCGACTTCAAGAACAACGCCCCATACAAATTCGCTCTTCGCCGCTATCTCGATTACCTCCTGTCTCGCCGATTCTCGCTCGAGTGGTACATCGAAGGTGGCAGATCTCGCACCGGCAAGCTCAGGCCTCCCCGCTACGGGATGTTGTCCTATGTTGTCGAGGCGTACGAGCGCGGGGCATGCGAGGACGTAATGTTCATCCCCGTGTCGATCGCGTATGACCAGATCCAAGACGTCAGCGCACACGTCGCCGAAGCCAGCGGCGGCACGAAGCAGAGCGAAGGAGCCGGCTGGCTGTTTCGTCAGCTCAGCAAGGATTTGAGCGATAGTTACGGACGCATCTATGTGCGGTTTGGCGCCCCGATCCAGCTAGCCGAGTTCCTCGCGAGTGTTGGTATCGACGAGGAGGCCGACGATCCCCGTTCCACCGTAATCCCAAAGCTCGCATTTGAAGTCTCGACCAGGATTAACGAGGTCACTCCGATCACACCCATCTCTCTGGTGTCGATGGTGTTGCTTTCGGGCGATGGCTCAGCGATGAACTTTGCAGACCTCCAGAACATGCTGCAACCGATTGCGACGTTTGTCGCGGTGCGCTCGCTGCCAACGACCGAACCGCTCGACTTCCAAGCCGATGAGCAGATCCGTAAATCGCTCAATTCTCTCATCACACACGGGATCGTCGAGGAGTTCGATGGCGTCGACGAACCGATCTACTCAATCGCCCACCGTCAACATCTAGCTGCGTCGTACTACCGGAACACCATCATCCACTTCTTCGTGACCACGGCCATCACAGAACTCGCTCTTGTTCGAGTGCGCACCGATCCAGATGCAGCGCGGTCCGTTTTCGACGAGGCGCTTGAACTTCGCGACCTCTTGAAGTTTGAGTTCTTCTTCCCCGCCATAGACGCGTTTGTCGGCGAAGTCCGCCATGAGCTGTTGCGTCGCAATAGCTCATGGAGATCTTTGCTCAAGTCGGGCGATGTCGGCGCTTTGCTCCACGGATTCGATCCGAAGATGGCCCCGCTGGTTCTCCGGCCTTTCTTCGAATCGTACCGAATCATCGCTGAGGTCATCGAACGCGATACATACGTCTCGCAACTCGACGAGAAGACGATCAAGAAGGATGCCATGAGCCTCGGTGGTCAGTATCTGCGTCAGCAAGCAATTGCCAGCCCGGAATCTGTTAGTAACCCTTTGTTCGAATCCGCCCTCTCGCTCGCCAAATACCGAAACCTCTTGGAGGGTTCCCCAACCAGCATCTCCAACCGGCTCGAATTCGTGGCAACCATGCGTCTGCTGTGCGACCAGGTAGCTGAGCTCGCGACCACCCCGGGCTAG